The following proteins are encoded in a genomic region of Coffea eugenioides isolate CCC68of chromosome 6, Ceug_1.0, whole genome shotgun sequence:
- the LOC113775304 gene encoding ABSCISIC ACID-INSENSITIVE 5-like protein 2 has translation MGSQGGVGKSTVGGTQIHEPKSSSLARQGSLYSLTLDEVQHHLGDLGKPLSSMNLDELLKTVWTAEANQGTGGVDYGVHQHGQLPLALNRQSSLTLSRDLSKKTVDEVWQDIQQGQKHNYERKAQERQITLGEITLEDFLVKAGVVAEPTPSKNSGSSLGVDAVVLQQQNVPPQSQWTHYQIPSIHQSPPPQQQQQQNIMPVFMPGHPVQPQLTIGSNPMMDSAYPETQMTMSPSTLMGTLSDTQTPGRRRVGSGDVIQKTVERRQKRMIKNRESAARSRARKQAYTHELENKVTRLEEENERLKRQREMEKALTTVPPPEPKYQLRRTSSGPV, from the exons ATGGGATCTCAAGGGGGTGTTGGTAAGAGTACTGTTGGTGGAACTCAAATCCATGAGCCCAAGTCAAGCTCATTGGCAAGGCAAGGATCTTTATACAGTCTCACTCTTGATGAGGTTCAGCACCACTTAGGGGATTTGGGGAAACCATTAAGCAGCATGAACCTTGATGAGCTTCTTAAGACTGTCTGGACTGCTGAGGCTAACCAAGGAACTGGAGGTGTTGATTATGGGGTACATCAGCATGGCCAGCTACCTTTGGCTTTAAATCGCCAATCAAGCCTTACATTGTCTAGGGATCTGAGCAAGAAGACTGTGGATGAGGTCTGGCAAGATATTCAACAAGGACAGAAACACAATTATGAGAGGAAAGCTCAGGAAAGACAAATTACTCTTGGTGAAATAACACTGGAGGATTTCTTGGTTAAGGCAGGAGTGGTTGCTGAACCAACTCCATCAAAGAATTCTGGTTCAAGTTTAGGGGTTGATGCTGTTGTACTTCAACAACAGAATGTTCCACCACAATCTCAGTGGACACATTATCAGATCCCTTCAATTCATCAGTCACCACCAcctcagcagcagcagcagcagaacATTATGCCTGTTTTTATGCCTGGCCATCCAGTTCAACCGCAGCTTACAATTGGTTCAAATCCTATGATGGATTCTGCATATCCTGAAACTCAAATGACCATGTCCCCCTCCACTTTGATGGGCACTCTCTCTGATACACAAACACCAGGAAGGAGGAGGGTTGGTTCTGGTGATGTGATACAAAAGACTGTTGAAAGGAGACAGAAGAGGATGATCAAGAACCGGGAATCTGCAGCACGTTCACGAGCAAGAAAACAG GCATATACACATGAGCTGGAGAACAAGGTTACACGCCTTGAAGAGGAGAATGAAAGGCTTAAGAGGCAGAGG GAGATGGAGAAAGCATTAACAACTGTGCCACCACCAGAGCCGAAGTATCAGCTGCGAAGAACAAGTTCAGGCCCTGTTTGA